The Astatotilapia calliptera chromosome 14, fAstCal1.2, whole genome shotgun sequence genome includes a region encoding these proteins:
- the LOC113036195 gene encoding uncharacterized protein LOC113036195, translating to MAGKVLSTLLGVMALMSSWSAVETLYVQGNHTQYPHGYSTNFWWQFMNTTAHLNNRTDCYVCAHMPLSAYTSGLWPYSISKDRSWCLLGLATHPGNRVLWSQANYSTPLNITWSKSPLLNMNCSEQTDLLAWPQVSDPLPDIILLNKLNTAQLPLCVMNNGSLSVGELPLHLCGYIYTYCPPEDESRCMKCLTDAKCAENLTLRRTECKSNWAYRIPVKAKSQKWTGCSRTVPSSKGTRVLADWYFLCGHKAYLSLPEGWGGLCAVVKLSDHVFFMDRVEHHPSNRQKREVNLASPDSFGVTVDTGVPREFRIWSGGAKFFQSLIPNIGVAEVRDHVEINRYALLRHINLTKTLGTALAEEQQAIRTMVLQNRLTLDLITASQGGVCKLIGETCCTFIPDGYTTGGDIYEALQNLTALQKYVADHTSGDASQGWIAWLTSGPWWNMFLKFLTPILTLLALLCLFTGCILPCVRSMVNKMIANTFTNYILLQQSDMDTKADMCV from the exons ATGGCTGGTAAAGTGTTGTCTACCCTg cTGGGTGTAATGGCTTTGATGTCATCATGGTCAGCTGTGGAGACCCTGTATGTCCAAGGAAACCACACCCAATACCCTCATGGCTATTCTACAAACTTTTGGTGGCAGTTTATGAATACAACTGCCCACTTGAACAATAGGACAGACTGCTATGTGTGTGCTCATATGCCGTTATCCGCATATACATCTGGACTGTGGCCGTACAGCATATCAAAGGACAGGAGTTGGTGTCTGTTGGGCTTAGCAACTCATCCTGGCAACAGAGTCCTCTGGTCCCAGGCCAATTACAGTACACCTCTGAACATCACCTGGAGTAAGTCGCCACTTCTAAACATGAATTGTTCTGAGCAAACTGACTTATTGGCCTGGCCTCAAGTGTCAGACCCACTGCCAGACATAATATTGCTGAACAAGCTGAATACAGCCCAATTGCCGTTGTGTGTGATGAACAATGGATCATTGTCAGTGGGGGAGTTGCCGCTTCACTTATGTGGATACATATACACCTACTGCCCTCCAGAGGATGAGAGCAGGTGTATGAAATGCTTGACTGATGCAAAGTGCGCTGAGAACTTGACATTAAGGAGGACTGAATGCAAGTCCAACTGGGCTTACAGGATACCAGTAAAGGCAAAGAGTCAGAAGTGGACAGGATGTTCAAGGACGGTGCCGAGCAGCAAAGGAACAAGAGTTTTGGCTGATTGGTATTTCCTGTGTGGACATAAAGCCTATCTATCACTCCCTGAGGGATGGGGAGGATTGTGTGCCGTGGTGAAGTTATCGGATCATGTCTTCTTCATGGATAGAGTTGAACATCACCCTAGCAACCGACAGAAGCGTGAGGTGAATTTAGCCTCACCTGACTCGTTTGGAGTGACAGTAGACACTGGAGTGCCGCGAGAATTCCGCATTTGGAGTGGAGGAGCTAAATTCTTCCAAAGTTTGATCCCAAACATTGGAGTTGCAGAGGTGCGGGATCATGTGGAGATCAACCGATATGCCCTACTGCGACACATTAATCTCACTAAGACTCTGGGAACAGCCTTAGCGGAGGAGCAACAGGCCATCAGAACGATGGTACTGCAGAACAGGCTGACCCTAGACTTGAtaacagcatcacaaggagGTGTGTGTAAACTGATTGGAGAGACGTGTTGTACGTTTATTCCGGATGGATATACGACTGGAGGAGACATCTATGAGGCACTGCAAAACTTGACTGCTCTGCAGAAATATGTGGCAGACCACACATCAGGAGACGCGTCACAAGGCTGGATAGCCTGGTTGACATCTGGACCATGGTGGAATATGTTCTTAAAGTTTTTGACTCCCATTCTTACATTATTGGCATTGCTTTGCTTGTTTACAGGTTGCATTTTGCCATGTGTAAGATCGATGGTGAATAAAATGATTGCTAACACCTTTACCAATTACATACTGTTGCAGCAGAGTGACATGGATACTAAGGCTGATATGTGTGTATGA